Genomic DNA from Candidatus Lokiarchaeota archaeon:
AAGACGGAGTGGGAATCGCCCCTTGAAGTGTTTCAAGATGCGTATGAGCACGAAATGAAAGTGACAAAGCGAATTTTCAAAATCGGTGAACTGGCTGATGAGCTAGGTGACCGAAGCGTTGAGCCACTACTGGCTTGGTTCTATGACGAGCAGGTAGAGGAAGAGGAACAGACAGCAAGAATTAGAGATCTTCTCAAGATGATTGGGGATTCGAAGAATGCTCTCTTCATGCTCGACCAGAAGCTAGGAGCCAGAGAAGACTAGAGATCTGTGGAAGTAATTCTATAGATAGAGATAGGTGCCTTCTTGGCACCTTACACTTTTTTTTGCGGACACTAGCAACAATGAAAAGGGGGAAGTGTAGCATATCACAAGTCAGAAGTGCAATACGCAGAGAGGTGTAGGTGTTTAGATGAAGGTTCCAGAGGGTCTATTGATTCCGGATTTGGCCAAAGCTCAGAAGGAAATCACTCAATTCATCAGAGAATACATCAAGCAAGCAAGCTTGGATGGTGCTGTGCTGGGTTTGTCAGGTGGCATTGATTCAGCCCTGACAGCAGCTTTAGCTTGTAAAGCAATAGGTCCTACCTTAGTACAGGCAATAATGATGCCAGTAGATGCAGAGAAGGACCAAGAGAAT
This window encodes:
- a CDS encoding ferritin translates to KTEWESPLEVFQDAYEHEMKVTKRIFKIGELADELGDRSVEPLLAWFYDEQVEEEEQTARIRDLLKMIGDSKNALFMLDQKLGARED